Proteins encoded in a region of the Polynucleobacter antarcticus genome:
- a CDS encoding dihydrodipicolinate synthase family protein: MTISLHPSTLPAVLSPVLTPFTKDGSPDAKKLLKQCQWLESNGVGQAIFGTNSEANSMSDEQKMHLLTSLVEGGLNPAHMMPGTGATSIDATVHMTRHAVQHQCAGVLMLPPFYYKDITDDGLFAYFSEVIQKVGDSKLQIYIYNIPPVTKINLSLSLLERLAKEYPKTVVGMKDSSGDWAYTESVIKLLAPSGFRVYAGSEIFLMRTLRAGGVGCISATANVNPRAISELAAHWRESDADQRQKSLDQVRSIFAQYQMIAGMKTAVAHYSKDAEWLNVRPPLMQISADQQAKLLKELEAMNFSMQGL; encoded by the coding sequence ATGACGATTTCCCTTCACCCCTCAACTTTGCCTGCGGTGTTATCACCAGTACTCACTCCGTTCACAAAAGACGGTAGCCCAGACGCAAAAAAATTACTCAAGCAATGCCAATGGCTTGAGAGCAATGGTGTAGGTCAAGCTATTTTTGGGACGAACTCAGAAGCGAACTCGATGTCTGACGAGCAAAAGATGCATCTACTTACCTCCCTAGTCGAGGGCGGTTTGAATCCAGCACACATGATGCCTGGAACGGGTGCGACTTCTATCGATGCCACCGTGCACATGACACGCCATGCGGTACAACATCAGTGCGCTGGCGTGCTCATGTTGCCACCGTTCTACTACAAAGATATTACCGATGATGGCTTGTTTGCTTATTTCTCAGAGGTGATTCAAAAGGTGGGTGATAGCAAATTACAGATTTATATCTACAACATCCCGCCTGTGACAAAAATCAACCTCAGCCTATCTTTACTGGAGCGCCTCGCAAAAGAGTATCCAAAAACAGTGGTAGGTATGAAAGACAGTTCTGGTGATTGGGCCTACACAGAGTCTGTCATCAAGCTTTTGGCACCATCAGGCTTTAGAGTCTATGCAGGTAGCGAAATATTCTTAATGCGCACTTTGCGGGCTGGTGGCGTTGGATGTATATCAGCTACAGCTAACGTAAACCCTAGGGCCATCTCAGAATTAGCCGCTCATTGGAGAGAATCTGATGCAGATCAACGCCAAAAATCCTTAGATCAAGTACGCTCTATCTTTGCTCAATATCAAATGATTGCAGGCATGAAGACTGCGGTTGCGCATTACAGTAAAGATGCTGAGTGGCTTAATGTTCGCCCACCACTAATGCAAATTAGTGCAGACCAACAAGCCAAATTGCTTAAAGAATTAGAAGCTATGAATTTCAGTATGCAAGGTCTTTGA
- a CDS encoding 2-hydroxyacid dehydrogenase, translating into MIPVNSVLQVGLFPEVMQKQIDQRLKTIHLLDPQAQPPSGEFTGILIRSNTQLPQGLLEQIPSIRMVATCGVGYDNLPLAYLKAHGIKASNTPGVLNDAVCELAIGMLFGLLRRIPQAQEFVKSSAWSKAPFVTTTTLAGKCVGIAGMGRIGQDLAARLESFKVQIAYTGPTRKNVPYEYYPNIQALAKACDVLFLACPASPETEKMVGAEVLEALGPMGYLINIARGSVVDEGALLVALQQKKIAGAALDVFEDEPNPNSGFLSLDNVLLTPHIGSATAETRELMTNLAISNLEAFYNQQPLLTEVKIKLE; encoded by the coding sequence ATGATCCCAGTCAATTCAGTGCTGCAGGTTGGCCTATTCCCGGAAGTAATGCAAAAACAGATTGATCAACGGCTTAAAACGATTCACCTTTTAGATCCTCAAGCTCAGCCACCTAGCGGTGAATTTACTGGCATCCTCATTCGCTCAAATACCCAGCTTCCCCAAGGATTACTGGAGCAAATACCGAGCATCCGTATGGTGGCCACCTGCGGTGTTGGTTACGACAACCTCCCCTTAGCTTATCTCAAGGCTCATGGAATCAAAGCCAGTAACACCCCAGGTGTATTAAATGATGCGGTCTGTGAGCTCGCTATTGGCATGCTTTTCGGACTTCTGCGCCGAATTCCACAAGCGCAGGAGTTTGTAAAAAGTAGTGCCTGGTCTAAGGCACCCTTTGTAACTACTACTACCCTTGCTGGTAAATGCGTAGGTATTGCTGGCATGGGGCGTATTGGCCAAGATCTAGCTGCCCGCCTTGAGTCTTTTAAGGTACAAATTGCCTACACAGGGCCGACACGTAAAAATGTGCCTTACGAGTACTACCCCAATATTCAAGCACTGGCCAAAGCCTGTGATGTCCTTTTCCTTGCTTGCCCTGCTAGCCCTGAAACAGAAAAAATGGTGGGTGCCGAAGTTTTAGAGGCCTTAGGGCCAATGGGATATCTCATCAATATTGCTCGTGGCAGTGTGGTGGATGAAGGTGCTCTTTTAGTTGCACTGCAGCAAAAAAAGATTGCTGGGGCAGCGCTCGATGTCTTTGAAGATGAGCCCAACCCCAATTCAGGCTTTCTTAGCCTTGATAATGTCTTGCTCACCCCTCATATTGGTAGTGCCACTGCAGAAACTAGGGAATTAATGACAAATTTAGCAATAAGCAACCTAGAAGCTTTTTATAATCAACAACCTCTTCTGACAGAAGTAAAAATTAAATTGGAGTAA
- a CDS encoding cytochrome b/b6 domain-containing protein, with translation MKKIIRVWDLPIRLFHWTLVICIVTSFITVNIGGNAMEWHALSGYCILTLIIFRICWGLLGSHHARFINFVPSPKELYQYLTGKPSAKLGHNPLGSLSVLAFILAIGVQAVTGLFANDQIAFEGPFAKYVSNSTVELLTSIHYFNKWVLLGLITLHISAILYYQKVKGENLVKPMLLGDKEIDPSKETRYLPADLDQDSKDGGLQRSYAAGLLCLIALTLAYFVSK, from the coding sequence ATGAAGAAAATCATTCGAGTGTGGGACTTGCCCATTCGCTTATTTCACTGGACATTGGTAATTTGCATTGTTACTAGCTTTATCACGGTCAATATTGGTGGTAATGCGATGGAGTGGCATGCGCTTTCAGGCTATTGCATTCTCACGCTGATTATTTTCAGAATCTGTTGGGGCTTGCTGGGCTCACATCATGCGCGTTTCATCAATTTTGTTCCTAGCCCAAAAGAGTTGTATCAATACTTGACTGGAAAACCTTCGGCAAAACTGGGACACAATCCCCTAGGCTCACTCTCGGTCCTAGCCTTCATTCTCGCAATAGGGGTTCAGGCAGTAACAGGTTTATTTGCAAACGACCAGATTGCGTTTGAAGGTCCCTTTGCAAAATATGTGAGCAACTCTACAGTGGAACTACTCACGTCAATTCACTACTTTAATAAATGGGTTTTATTGGGGCTGATAACGCTACATATCTCCGCCATTTTGTATTACCAAAAGGTCAAAGGTGAAAACTTAGTCAAGCCGATGCTTTTGGGGGATAAAGAAATTGATCCAAGCAAGGAGACAAGATATCTGCCTGCTGACTTGGATCAAGACTCCAAAGATGGAGGTCTGCAACGCAGCTATGCTGCTGGGTTGCTTTGTCTGATAGCGCTAACGCTGGCTTACTTCGTTAGCAAATAA
- a CDS encoding 3-hydroxyacyl-CoA dehydrogenase family protein, with translation MLFTPAETKVVIVGGGTMGADVAAVCARGGCAVQVVELTTERRALLPDYFINTLTDLGYEHRTHLLSVAGSLDEVEWSEVDLVIECVPERLDIKQALFAKLEQYAKPETVLASNSSSFPISEIASGLKTAARMIGLHFFMPAHLVPCVEVVYGEKTSPMVGDSLFRLMTACGMVPVTVKKDLPGFLANRLQHALSREAFSMVDAGIATLEDIDKAVRFGFGFRYLAAGPVMQRDHAGLEVHGAAGASIYPSLNNSPNIAKCLSERVASGKLGMKTGEGFFPWTSETIKAERERYDNLLRAGLKLIQKELPEIK, from the coding sequence ATGCTTTTTACCCCAGCAGAAACAAAAGTAGTGATTGTCGGTGGTGGAACAATGGGGGCTGATGTGGCTGCGGTTTGTGCGCGTGGCGGTTGTGCCGTGCAAGTAGTTGAGCTTACGACCGAGCGTCGAGCATTATTACCTGACTACTTTATAAATACGCTGACTGATTTGGGTTATGAACACCGTACCCACCTACTGTCCGTAGCAGGCTCTTTAGATGAGGTGGAATGGTCAGAGGTTGATTTAGTGATCGAGTGTGTCCCAGAGCGACTTGATATAAAACAAGCCTTATTTGCCAAGCTAGAGCAATATGCAAAGCCTGAGACAGTATTAGCGAGCAATAGCTCGAGCTTTCCGATTAGTGAAATTGCTAGCGGTCTTAAAACAGCAGCGCGTATGATCGGTCTACATTTTTTTATGCCTGCGCATTTAGTGCCTTGTGTTGAAGTCGTCTATGGTGAAAAAACCTCACCTATGGTGGGAGATAGTTTATTCAGGCTCATGACTGCCTGTGGGATGGTGCCAGTGACGGTAAAAAAAGACTTACCCGGATTTTTAGCCAATCGTTTGCAGCATGCTTTATCGCGTGAAGCTTTTTCAATGGTAGATGCGGGCATTGCTACTTTAGAAGATATCGATAAGGCTGTACGTTTTGGTTTTGGTTTTCGCTACTTAGCAGCGGGTCCAGTGATGCAGCGCGATCATGCTGGCTTAGAAGTACATGGCGCTGCTGGAGCCAGTATTTATCCTTCATTAAACAATTCTCCAAATATTGCCAAGTGTTTGAGTGAGCGCGTTGCCAGTGGCAAGCTGGGTATGAAAACCGGCGAAGGGTTTTTCCCTTGGACATCGGAAACCATTAAGGCAGAGCGTGAACGCTATGACAATCTCTTGCGTGCTGGTTTGAAATTAATCCAGAAAGAGTTGCCTGAAATTAAGTAG
- a CDS encoding TAXI family TRAP transporter solute-binding subunit: MKLFKVIALSLGLFWGVAQAQNISIATGGTGGVYYPMGGGLAALLSSKVPGMSATAEVTGGSVDNLNLIGTGKPYVGFSMADAAKDAQIGEGKFTGKKVDLRTLMVLYPNLMHVVTVESTGIKSMKDLKGKRVSTGAPGSATEVMAFRVLEAAGLDKDKDVKRERLSVAESVNAVKDRKIDAFFWVGGLPTAAVTDLANSPGMKIVMVDTDAEVAAMNKKYGNLYFATEIPKEIYSGMTKNNKVAGVANILVVNANMSDAEAYKITKAVFDNKLDLVRTHAEYINVKLENQKQKSTPIEYHPGSLKYYKEKNIKVN, encoded by the coding sequence ATGAAGCTGTTTAAAGTAATTGCTTTATCCCTTGGATTATTTTGGGGTGTTGCCCAAGCACAAAATATTTCTATCGCAACAGGTGGTACTGGTGGCGTGTATTACCCAATGGGCGGTGGATTAGCTGCTTTACTTTCCAGCAAAGTACCAGGAATGTCAGCAACAGCTGAAGTCACTGGTGGTTCTGTAGATAATTTGAACTTAATCGGTACAGGTAAGCCTTACGTTGGCTTTTCTATGGCTGATGCTGCTAAAGATGCACAAATTGGTGAAGGTAAATTTACTGGTAAAAAAGTGGATTTACGCACGCTGATGGTACTTTACCCAAACTTGATGCACGTCGTGACTGTTGAGTCTACCGGCATTAAGTCCATGAAGGATTTAAAAGGCAAGCGTGTGAGTACTGGCGCCCCTGGCAGTGCTACAGAAGTCATGGCGTTTCGTGTATTAGAAGCTGCTGGCTTAGATAAAGATAAAGATGTCAAACGCGAGCGCTTAAGTGTTGCCGAGTCTGTCAATGCGGTAAAAGACCGTAAGATTGATGCTTTCTTCTGGGTTGGTGGTCTACCAACTGCTGCGGTGACTGATCTTGCTAACAGCCCTGGTATGAAAATTGTGATGGTGGATACCGATGCTGAAGTAGCCGCCATGAACAAAAAATACGGTAATCTTTATTTTGCTACCGAGATCCCAAAAGAGATCTACTCGGGCATGACTAAAAATAATAAGGTTGCTGGTGTTGCTAACATCCTAGTAGTCAATGCCAATATGTCAGATGCCGAAGCTTACAAGATTACTAAAGCGGTATTTGATAACAAGCTGGATTTAGTTAGAACTCATGCTGAGTACATCAATGTGAAGCTAGAAAACCAGAAACAAAAATCTACTCCCATTGAATATCATCCAGGTTCTTTAAAGTACTATAAAGAAAAGAACATTAAAGTAAATTAA